In the Penaeus chinensis breed Huanghai No. 1 chromosome 31, ASM1920278v2, whole genome shotgun sequence genome, one interval contains:
- the LOC125041889 gene encoding rhodopsin-like, translating to MSTWNGPVQDTVLPSTNPYGNYTVVDTAPESILHMVHSHWYQFPPMNPLWYGLLGFWMVIMGTLSLAGNLIVIWVFMNTKSLRSPANLLVVNLAISDFFMMLTMTPPLLVNAYWGTWILGAFFCELYGFFGSFFGCVSIWSMVFITADRYNVIVKGVSAEPLTSGGAMMRIAGVWTFTLAWCLPPFFGWNRYVPEGNMLACGTDYLTETEISRSYLYIYSVWVYLFPLAYIIYSYTFIVKAVAAHEKGMREQAKKMGVKSLRSEEAQKTSAECRLCKVALMTVTLWFVAWTPYFIINWGGMFNRTMVTPLFSIWGSVFAKANAVYNPIVYAISHPKYRAALEKKLPCLACNTEGRDDGGSDAGSTATAQSTEKAEST from the coding sequence ATGTCGACATGGAACGGCCCAGTCCAGGACACTGTCCTTCCATCTACCAATCCTTATGGGAACTATACAGTGGTAGATACAGCGCCAGAAAGTATTCTTCATATGGTGCATTCTCACTGGTATCAGTTCCCTCCCATGAATCCCCTCTGGTATGGACTCCTCGGCTTCTGGATGGTTATTATGGGAACGTTGTCCCTGGCTGGTAATTTGATTGTCATCTGGGTATTCATGAATACCAAATCTCTACGATCACCAGCCAATCTACTGGTCGTCAACTTGGCCATCTCCGACTTCTTCATGATGCTTACCATGACTCCTCCTCTCCTGGTCAATGCTTATTGGGGAACATGGATTCTCGGCGCTTTCTTCTGTGAGCTGTACGGCTTTTTCGGTTCATTCTTCGGCTGCGTGTCCATTTGGTCCATGGTTTTCATCACTGCCGACCGATACAACGTCATCGTTAAGGGAGTATCTGCTGAACCTCTGACATCTGGCGGTGCTATGATGAGGATTGCAGGAGTTTGGACTTTCACTCTTGCCTggtgtctccctcccttcttcggaTGGAACCGATATGTACCTGAGGGTAACATGCTTGCATGTGGTACTGACTACCTGACGGAGACTGAAATATCTAGGAGTTATCTCTACATCTACTCAGTATGGGtatatcttttccctcttgcaTACATCATCTACAGCTACACCTTCATCGTCAAGGCTGTTGCTGCTCACGAGAAGGGAATGCGAGAACAGGCTAAGAAGATGGGAGTCAAGTCCCTGAGAAGTGAGGAAGCCCAGAAGACCTCAGCTGAATGCCGTCTGTGCAAGGTTGCTCTCATGACCGTCACCCTGTGGTTCGTGGCATGGACCCCATACTTCATCATTAACTGGGGAGGAATGTTCAACAGGACCATGGtcactcctcttttctccatctgggGCTCCGTCTTCGCCAAGGCCAATGCCGTCTACAACCCCATCGTTTATGCTATCAGCCACCCCAAATACCGTGCTGCCCTTGAGAAGAAGCTGCCTTGCCTCGCTTGCAATACTGAGGGCAGAGACGATGGTGGTTCTGATGCTGGATCAACTGCCACTGCTCAAAGCACTGAGAAGGCCGAGTctacataa